The following coding sequences are from one Paenibacillus sp. FSL R5-0912 window:
- the rnz gene encoding ribonuclease Z, translating to MEIYFLGTNAGVPTLQRNVTSIALRLLEERRTFWMFDCGEGTQHQVLRSPLRLGKLEKLFITHLHGDHLFGLPGLLSSRGYQGGTSPLTVYGPPGIKAYLDISLSASQSRIPYKLEIIEHSGGLVFEDDTFKVEAGLLEHRIDSYGYRVTEKDSPGNLDAELLKSYGLKPGPLYGKLKRGEDITTEDGVVIRAADVIHAPKRGRIVTILGDTRPCGGTLPLAQDADLIIHEATFAHDLADMAYQYHHSTARQAAELASQAGGRELLLTHFSSRYSSQEELIPLLEEAQAIFPATLLAEEFCTFPVHRRTTGNAPGE from the coding sequence ATGGAAATTTATTTCTTGGGAACAAATGCCGGAGTACCGACACTGCAGCGGAATGTAACCTCAATCGCCCTCAGGCTGCTTGAAGAACGGCGCACGTTCTGGATGTTCGATTGTGGAGAAGGGACACAGCATCAGGTTCTCCGTTCACCGCTGCGGCTGGGCAAGCTGGAGAAGCTGTTTATCACCCATTTGCATGGTGACCACTTGTTCGGCCTTCCGGGGCTGCTGTCGAGCCGTGGCTATCAGGGCGGTACATCACCGCTTACAGTGTATGGACCTCCTGGGATCAAAGCTTATCTGGATATTTCACTGTCTGCAAGCCAGTCGCGAATCCCCTACAAGCTTGAGATTATCGAGCACAGCGGTGGACTTGTGTTTGAGGATGACACGTTCAAGGTTGAGGCGGGACTGCTTGAGCATAGAATTGACAGCTATGGGTACCGGGTAACGGAGAAAGACAGTCCGGGCAACCTCGATGCAGAGCTGCTTAAGAGTTACGGATTGAAGCCCGGGCCGCTGTACGGCAAGCTGAAGAGAGGTGAAGATATCACAACTGAAGACGGGGTTGTGATCCGGGCAGCGGATGTGATCCACGCGCCGAAACGCGGCCGCATTGTTACTATTCTGGGCGATACCCGTCCTTGCGGGGGAACACTGCCGCTCGCACAGGATGCCGACCTGATCATTCATGAGGCGACCTTTGCCCATGACCTGGCCGATATGGCCTATCAGTATCATCACAGCACAGCCCGGCAAGCTGCGGAACTGGCAAGCCAGGCAGGCGGGCGCGAACTGCTGCTGACCCACTTCAGCTCGCGGTACAGCTCACAGGAGGAGCTGATTCCACTACTGGAAGAGGCGCAGGCCATCTTCCCGGCTACACTGCTGGCGGAGGAATTCTGCACCTTCCCGGTCCACCGGAGAACTACGGGGAATGCCCCCGGGGAATGA
- a CDS encoding DUF896 domain-containing protein, which translates to MNIDELVARINELARKHKNGGLNEEELAERAKLREIYLGNIRSNFRAQLDTIEIVDDPEHEEGNNGRKA; encoded by the coding sequence TTGAATATTGACGAATTGGTCGCACGCATTAATGAATTGGCACGCAAACATAAGAATGGCGGCCTGAATGAGGAAGAATTGGCAGAACGCGCCAAACTCCGCGAGATATATCTGGGCAATATCCGCAGCAATTTCCGGGCCCAGCTTGATACCATTGAGATTGTGGATGATCCGGAGCATGAAGAAGGCAACAACGGACGTAAAGCTTAG
- a CDS encoding HAD family hydrolase, translating into MPITAVLFDLDDTLLWDDRSVEEAFRYASEAAGDSVDPQELEQAVRREARALYESYETFPFTKLIGINPFEALWANFTAGDQPEFRQLEQLAPAYRTESWRRGLASLGVDDEALAARLAAKFAVERRSRPYIYEETLQVLDELRGKVKLLLLTNGCPALQQEKLDGVPELIPYFDHIVISGSFGKGKPDKTIFEHALGLLDITPEQGIMVGDKLTTDILGGLAAGLTTVWINRTAKTPDPDITPDYQIRHLSELLPLVHSL; encoded by the coding sequence ATGCCGATTACCGCCGTACTATTTGACCTTGACGATACACTGCTATGGGATGATCGAAGTGTGGAAGAAGCATTCCGCTACGCCTCTGAGGCTGCAGGGGATTCTGTTGATCCGCAAGAGCTTGAACAGGCGGTGCGCAGAGAAGCGCGTGCGCTTTATGAGTCTTACGAGACTTTTCCGTTCACGAAGCTGATTGGGATTAATCCTTTTGAGGCACTATGGGCTAACTTCACAGCTGGAGACCAGCCGGAATTCCGCCAGCTGGAACAGCTTGCTCCGGCCTACCGCACCGAATCCTGGCGCCGCGGACTTGCCTCTCTTGGAGTGGACGATGAAGCGCTGGCGGCACGCCTCGCTGCCAAGTTCGCCGTTGAGCGCCGCAGCCGTCCTTATATATATGAAGAGACGCTTCAGGTGCTGGATGAGCTGCGCGGCAAGGTGAAGCTGCTGCTGTTGACGAATGGCTGTCCTGCACTCCAGCAGGAGAAGCTTGATGGTGTACCTGAGCTTATTCCGTATTTTGACCATATTGTCATTTCTGGAAGCTTCGGTAAAGGGAAACCGGACAAGACAATCTTCGAGCATGCCCTCGGACTGCTGGATATTACGCCTGAGCAAGGGATAATGGTCGGAGATAAGCTTACGACTGATATTCTCGGTGGATTGGCTGCAGGTCTAACGACGGTCTGGATCAACCGGACGGCCAAGACTCCTGACCCGGACATCACTCCGGATTATCAGATCAGGCATCTTTCGGAGCTTCTGCCATTGGTACACTCCCTATAA
- the metH gene encoding methionine synthase, translating to MGTMIQQVPLTGEDFGGDELDGCNEMLVLTRPEVIQDIHEKYLEAGADLIETNTFGATSVVLAEYDIPQRAREINLEAARLARNAADKYDTPERPRYVIGAMGPTTKTLSVTGGVTFQELVDSYEEQAVALIDGKVDALLLETSQDTLNVKAGSIGIHNAFEKSGITLPVLISGTIEPMGTTLAGQNIEAFYISLEHLKPISVGLNCATGPEFMRDHIRSLSAISSAAVSCYPNAGLPDENGNYHESPDSLARKLAGFAEKGWLNIAGGCCGTTPDHIRAMAEALSAYPPRGLDGIHPPALSGIEPVYIESDNRPYMVGERTNVLGSRKFKRLIVEGKYEEASEIARAQVKSGAQVIDVCVQDPDRDETEDIKRFLELVVKKVKVPLMIDTTDPKVIDLALQYCQGKAIINSINLEDGEEKFELVTPLIHKYGAAIVVGTIDETGQAILAKDKLEVARRSYDLLVNKYGLAAEDLIFDTLVFPVGTGDEQYIGSAKETIDGIRLIKEALPSVHTILGISNVSFGLPEAGREVLNSVFLYECTKAGLDYAIVNTEKVERYASIPEEERKLAEQLIYNTNDDTLSAFVAAFREKKVEKKEKISNLSLEERLASYVVEGTKEGLIPDLDEALKLSGPLEIINGPLMAGMSEVGRLFNNNELIVAEVLQSAEVMKASVGHLEQFMKKDETSVKGRIMLATVKGDVHDIGKNLVEIILSNNGYEIVNLGIKVPPENIIEAFRKEKADAIGLSGLLVKSAQQMVLTAQDLRAAGIDVPIMVGGAALTRKFTKTRIRPEYDGLVLYAKDAMDGLDIANRLMNPLERGKIEEEVRQEEEAAVAVAPQQPLPELTRAVRSKISADAPVFTPPDLERHVLRNYPLGHIIPYVNMQMLLGHHLGLRGSVEAQLAAGDARTVELKETVDDILHQAMLEGTIVPHAMYQFFPAQSSGNDILIYDPQNPANVLHTFTFPRQNVEPYLCLADFLKPVDSGVMDYVGFLVVTAGHGVRELSTELKDRGDYLRSHALQAVALEVAEGLAERVHHMMRDTWGFPDPADMTMKQRHGARYQGIRVSFGYPACPDLEDQGPLFKLLSPEDIGVHLTEGFMMEPEASVSAMVFAHPEAQYFNVEKL from the coding sequence ATGGGCACGATGATTCAACAGGTGCCGCTTACCGGCGAGGATTTCGGCGGGGATGAGCTGGATGGCTGTAATGAAATGCTGGTGCTTACCCGGCCGGAGGTGATTCAGGATATTCATGAGAAATACCTGGAAGCCGGTGCGGATCTGATTGAGACCAACACATTCGGCGCCACCTCTGTGGTGCTTGCAGAATATGATATCCCGCAGCGGGCCCGGGAGATTAACCTGGAGGCTGCCAGACTTGCGCGTAATGCTGCAGATAAATATGACACACCTGAGCGACCAAGGTACGTTATAGGGGCAATGGGACCGACAACGAAGACACTCTCAGTAACCGGAGGAGTAACGTTCCAGGAGCTTGTGGACAGCTATGAGGAGCAGGCGGTCGCGTTGATCGACGGTAAGGTAGACGCACTGCTGCTGGAGACTTCCCAAGACACGCTGAATGTGAAGGCCGGAAGCATAGGCATCCACAATGCCTTCGAGAAAAGCGGAATTACACTGCCGGTGCTGATCTCAGGTACCATCGAACCGATGGGGACTACGCTTGCGGGGCAGAACATCGAGGCCTTCTACATTTCGCTGGAGCATCTTAAGCCGATCTCTGTCGGATTAAACTGTGCGACCGGACCGGAATTCATGCGCGATCATATCCGTTCGCTGTCGGCTATTTCTTCGGCAGCGGTTAGCTGCTATCCGAATGCCGGGCTTCCGGACGAGAACGGCAACTACCATGAATCTCCGGATTCACTTGCCCGCAAGCTTGCCGGCTTCGCCGAGAAGGGCTGGCTGAATATTGCCGGCGGCTGCTGCGGCACAACCCCGGATCATATCCGGGCGATGGCCGAAGCCCTATCGGCTTATCCGCCGCGCGGGCTGGATGGCATTCATCCACCGGCACTCTCCGGCATAGAGCCTGTGTACATTGAGAGCGATAACCGTCCTTACATGGTCGGTGAACGGACCAACGTGCTGGGATCTCGGAAGTTCAAGCGGCTGATTGTCGAAGGCAAGTATGAGGAAGCTTCAGAGATTGCCCGCGCACAGGTGAAGAGCGGAGCGCAGGTCATTGACGTCTGCGTGCAGGACCCTGACCGTGATGAGACGGAGGATATCAAACGCTTCCTAGAGCTGGTAGTGAAGAAAGTCAAAGTCCCGCTGATGATCGATACCACTGATCCGAAGGTGATTGATCTGGCCTTGCAATATTGCCAAGGGAAGGCGATTATTAACTCCATTAACCTTGAAGATGGGGAAGAGAAATTCGAGCTCGTGACTCCGCTGATTCATAAATACGGTGCTGCGATCGTTGTGGGCACCATTGATGAAACCGGGCAGGCGATCCTGGCTAAGGACAAGCTGGAGGTTGCCAGACGTTCTTACGATCTGCTGGTGAACAAATATGGGCTGGCCGCTGAAGATCTGATCTTTGATACCCTTGTATTCCCTGTCGGAACAGGGGACGAACAATATATCGGTTCTGCGAAAGAGACGATTGACGGTATCCGCCTGATCAAGGAAGCCCTGCCTTCCGTTCATACGATTCTGGGCATAAGCAATGTATCGTTTGGACTGCCGGAAGCGGGCCGTGAAGTGCTCAACTCGGTGTTTCTCTATGAGTGCACCAAAGCCGGGCTGGATTATGCGATTGTGAATACCGAAAAGGTGGAGCGTTATGCCTCCATTCCGGAAGAAGAACGCAAGCTTGCCGAACAGCTGATTTATAATACGAATGACGATACTTTGTCTGCGTTCGTAGCCGCTTTCCGGGAGAAGAAGGTCGAGAAGAAAGAGAAGATCTCCAATCTCTCGCTGGAAGAACGTCTTGCCTCGTATGTCGTTGAGGGAACTAAGGAAGGACTTATTCCTGACCTGGACGAAGCCTTGAAGTTATCCGGTCCGCTTGAGATTATTAATGGTCCGCTGATGGCGGGGATGTCGGAAGTCGGCAGATTGTTCAATAACAATGAGTTGATTGTTGCTGAAGTGCTGCAAAGCGCTGAAGTGATGAAGGCTTCGGTCGGTCATCTGGAGCAGTTTATGAAAAAGGATGAGACCTCGGTTAAAGGAAGAATTATGCTCGCAACCGTTAAGGGCGATGTGCATGATATCGGCAAAAACCTTGTGGAGATTATCCTCTCCAATAATGGTTACGAGATCGTCAATCTGGGGATAAAGGTTCCGCCAGAGAATATAATTGAAGCCTTCCGCAAGGAAAAAGCAGACGCCATCGGATTATCCGGCCTCCTGGTGAAGTCGGCGCAGCAGATGGTACTGACGGCGCAGGATCTGCGCGCTGCCGGTATCGATGTGCCGATTATGGTCGGCGGTGCGGCATTAACCCGCAAGTTCACCAAGACCCGTATCCGGCCTGAATATGACGGTCTGGTATTATACGCCAAGGATGCCATGGACGGTCTGGATATCGCCAACCGGCTGATGAATCCGCTGGAGCGGGGCAAGATTGAGGAAGAGGTACGCCAAGAGGAGGAGGCTGCCGTAGCTGTGGCTCCGCAGCAGCCGCTTCCCGAGCTGACCCGAGCTGTCCGCTCCAAGATTTCGGCGGATGCCCCTGTGTTTACCCCGCCGGATCTGGAACGTCATGTCCTGCGCAATTATCCGCTTGGACATATTATTCCTTATGTGAACATGCAGATGCTGCTCGGCCATCATCTGGGACTGCGCGGTTCCGTGGAAGCGCAGCTGGCAGCGGGGGATGCGCGTACAGTGGAATTGAAAGAAACCGTAGACGATATTCTGCATCAGGCGATGCTGGAAGGTACCATTGTTCCACATGCCATGTATCAGTTCTTCCCGGCCCAGTCGAGCGGGAATGATATCCTGATCTATGATCCGCAGAATCCTGCCAATGTGCTGCATACCTTCACCTTCCCGCGGCAGAACGTTGAGCCGTATCTCTGCCTCGCCGACTTCCTGAAGCCGGTGGACAGCGGGGTTATGGATTACGTCGGGTTCCTGGTCGTAACCGCCGGACATGGGGTACGTGAATTGTCCACTGAGCTTAAGGACCGGGGAGATTATCTCCGTTCCCATGCCTTGCAGGCAGTAGCGCTGGAGGTGGCAGAAGGACTGGCTGAACGCGTTCACCATATGATGAGGGATACCTGGGGGTTCCCGGACCCGGCGGATATGACAATGAAGCAGAGACACGGGGCGCGTTATCAAGGAATCCGTGTATCCTTTGGCTACCCGGCTTGCCCGGATCTGGAGGATCAAGGGCCGTTATTCAAGCTGCTGTCTCCGGAGGATATTGGAGTTCATCTTACTGAAGGCTTCATGATGGAGCCGGAGGCTTCGGTATCGGCAATGGTATTTGCACATCCTGAAGCGCAGTATTTCAATGTGGAGAAGCTGTAA
- a CDS encoding FixH family protein: MIKPKILRGLICIVMGMTLAGCSGNNEEDMYMHAAADSSMVPIKVELSWSPEEISVNDKVTFKAVISQDGEVVEDAKEVIFEIVDNTEPGKSTQLKGASDGEGAYISERAFEQAGSYTVTSHVTARTQHSMPSKELTVQP; encoded by the coding sequence ATGATTAAGCCAAAGATACTTAGAGGTCTCATTTGCATTGTCATGGGTATGACGCTTGCCGGCTGTTCAGGGAATAATGAAGAGGATATGTATATGCATGCAGCTGCTGATTCCTCGATGGTGCCTATCAAGGTAGAGCTAAGCTGGAGTCCGGAAGAAATATCCGTTAACGACAAGGTGACTTTTAAAGCTGTCATTAGTCAGGACGGAGAAGTTGTTGAGGACGCCAAAGAAGTGATCTTCGAAATTGTAGATAATACTGAGCCAGGCAAGAGCACTCAGCTGAAAGGGGCAAGTGACGGAGAGGGAGCTTATATAAGTGAACGTGCATTTGAGCAAGCCGGCAGCTATACGGTCACTTCCCATGTTACTGCCCGGACACAGCACTCTATGCCGTCTAAAGAACTCACGGTACAGCCATGA
- a CDS encoding TIGR01457 family HAD-type hydrolase, whose product MNNIGGLLIDLDGTLYHGGRMIPDADRLIAALRRAAVPFLFVTNNSSRTPASVAAHLRGMGIEANPEEVCTSSLAAARYIAGESPEATVAILGEEGLVQACAEAGLILVTENPQYVVQGIDRSFTYESLARASRWIREGARFVLTNPDLMLPSDGGVMPGAGTLGAAIEAASGVSPVVIGKPESHLITYATSLLGITPEEAVVVGDNMRTDISAGVNAGCRTILVLTGLTTRDNLEHYQTVTGVKPDEICADLAELMVLLGV is encoded by the coding sequence ATGAACAATATAGGTGGTTTGTTAATTGATCTGGACGGAACCTTGTATCACGGCGGCCGGATGATTCCGGATGCAGACCGGCTGATAGCGGCGTTGCGTAGAGCGGCTGTTCCGTTCCTGTTTGTCACGAATAACTCTTCACGCACACCGGCAAGTGTTGCTGCACATTTGCGCGGGATGGGAATTGAGGCGAATCCGGAAGAGGTCTGCACCTCATCACTTGCTGCGGCACGCTACATTGCTGGGGAATCTCCGGAAGCAACCGTGGCGATACTTGGAGAAGAGGGATTGGTGCAGGCCTGCGCCGAGGCGGGGTTGATTCTGGTCACGGAGAATCCGCAATATGTTGTCCAGGGCATCGACCGTTCTTTTACATATGAATCGCTGGCCCGGGCCTCGCGCTGGATACGGGAAGGAGCCAGGTTTGTGCTGACCAACCCGGACCTGATGCTCCCCTCCGATGGCGGGGTGATGCCCGGCGCCGGAACCCTTGGGGCTGCAATCGAAGCAGCCAGCGGAGTGTCACCTGTAGTGATCGGCAAACCGGAATCCCATCTGATTACCTACGCGACTTCACTGCTGGGGATCACACCTGAGGAAGCGGTTGTAGTCGGAGATAACATGCGAACAGACATTTCTGCCGGTGTGAATGCAGGCTGCCGCACGATACTGGTGCTGACAGGCCTGACCACACGCGATAATCTGGAGCACTACCAGACTGTTACAGGAGTTAAGCCGGATGAAATTTGTGCTGATTTAGCTGAACTAATGGTACTGCTCGGTGTATAA